The stretch of DNA GTTACTTTATTATCAAAACATAATACATCAAATggatttatgtttttttctttatttttcatttttttgtcATTATGAgcatttgtatttttatatttatcataatctagcttatttttatgtttactagaatattttatatttctataattttCTCCATCGTTCTTTAAAggattattattatctaaattaattttatttctcttatattttatataaaattgttTATCATTTGAATAATCTGAATTAGATGAACTTAGTGAATATTCATTCATATAGCAATATTTTTCCTTATCTTTTTCACAAATAAAATCACCATTTTCACTATTACTagaatgaaaatttttcGTATTAGGAGCAAAAAAATCTGGTGTTATTCttgattttatatttaaattattatcatgaacaattttttcctttaattctaaaaatgttttctcttttttttctatatatacaGTATGACTGGGATCGTTTGTTATCTTCTTCTTAAAAGTAGCTAATTTATCACCCAAACACTTttcatcttttaatttattatataaattattctccatttttaaaatattattatttaataatgttTTCTTGTTCTTACATATCTCACTTTTATATGTTTCTTTAGTACAACaaaaatcatttaattttgtattttttatgttactTTGATCAGAAAAACCTTTATTTATTgcattaatataattattatcaaCTTCCTTATCACTATCACTATAACTTATTTCAGAATTCCTATTATATTCTAGGTAATTATTGATGCatctttctttatttttactaataTTATCACTATATTCGACGTACTTACTAGTATGGTCACCGTtgttattcatattattagaGTATTCTTTAAAACTATTTTGGATACTATTGTTGTTACAattatttatctttattttgtttttttcattgcatttctttttattttcaaaatcaATATTATCGTTCCCATCcactattttattattttcgcTTGTTATATTTTCCATAGTTTCAACATCACTTaccaattttttattttttatattttgatataattcatttattttatctatgTATTTATCATACAAACTACTTTCCTCTGTTATTATTACATCATCATTTCTTGTTtctgtaattaaaaaaatattatcttCTGAATTCTTTTCACTTTTCAGAATTGACTTACTTTCATTCAATGTGCTTTCTTCACCATTTTCATTTCTTCTAGTTAAGTCCTGTTTATGATATTTACCAATTATTGTTTTCCCTAAAATTGTTTCTACCTCTTTTTTAATAGAGGAATCTATATTTTCAAcataactatttttttttattttattttgtattttttctgAAGTACATCTAGACTTCATTGTAGCTTTATTGTTTagttcattaaaatttttttcattctcaTAGTTCTTTTTTGTGcttttatatatagatatattactattaaaattattaattttattactttcatcatttatttctttaatgtGTTTTGATGCTTTTACATCTAAAATTTtgctttttaatttttccgTACTACaatgttttatattatatcttttttctaacataatattatttagttTTTCAACATTTTCTGATTTATCATGTAAAAATGAATCTCTCAATTCTAAATTTATCTTCCTAGAATtactttcatttattatttctcctatcttttttttaagaacATTAATTGGAATATAAGATTCATCTATCTCACttaattcttcatttttagaACTTGATTTATAATTTACATCTATTGAAgaattatcaaaatttttattattttcattccTTTCTTCACTTTCTATATGcgtaaaaattttacaaatatcattattttctttatttgttGTAGAAACATCTTTATTACAATCATTTACTATATGAACATCataatttgtattttttgaTTTCTCCGTTGTTAATTCGTTGTTTTCAGTTTccatttctaattttttttcgcaaagagatttttttttggtatcTAAAGTTTGAGATAATGATGATAAACATGatattgaaatatttttaatagggtaatttttatcatcataataatctaaatttttattttcaattagGGTATCGTCAAGTTTTTCCAGTAATCTTGattctttttcatcattgtataattttttacttaGATCATTAGAAATATTTTCCAAATTTTTGATATTTGAAATGTTTTGAGAGTCTAATGCTTCTttcatatcatttttttttacttctttttttttattatcttgtATTTGAGAAGTACAAATATCCTCATTTTTCTTGGTATATTCTcctaatttattatttatataactatattttgtatttttttctattatgtTTGAATCAACACTTTTGCTATTTAATTCTCTTAAATGAatgctattattattattcattaCAATAGAACTGTTATTagtattattactttttgaAATAACTTCTTCATTGTTTATTTGTAGTGATTCACTAATATTAATAGGATAATGAGACTTCTCATTTTCCAtgttaatttctttttctttagaaTTCACatcaatttttaaattattagaataaatttcattatattttaattcttcgttaattatattttcattatttattaaatctttatctttgttatttattaaatatttttcttcaatcactgtaatttctttttcattatttactaaatcattatttttattcatttttaaagcATCTTTTTTTGTCTCTTCATTTACGTTTTGAGATATAGATTCTTTgtcattataattttcttttggAATATTTTCGTTAATTTCTTGTTCAtgattcattttattttccttaaaGTATTTATCTAccaatatttcattttttatattaagtGGATGGTCACtaaaataagaaatgaaACTATCTGAATGACGTTCACTAATCGAATCAGAACTGCAAATTTTTTCTTCGTTCATATAATAATCTTCTAGATCTAAATAATctgctaattttttttgagtttctaaaattagaaaatcaATGTTCTCTTTTGTCTGATTAGTGGAATTTGtttctatttcatttatatttttatttatgttataatttaaagaTGCATTGAGGCTGCTTTTTATAAAACATTCTGCTTGTATTAAGGtacttataaaattaaaatttattccctcttcatttatatttggttttatatttttctttttttttaaatctttttgAAAAGCCATTTTCCACATTTCTTGCATCCAAGGATCTGATGATAATTCGCACAACTTTATCCTTTTATTTACATCTACTACTAATgccttttttattaaatttatagcTAGAGGATTAACAAAGTCTGGAAATTTTAAATCacaagaaaaaatagattcCACAATTTGAGTTTTTGTACCATCAAAGGGAACATCTCCTACTAACatttcatataataaaacCCCAAGAGACCATATATCAGATCTCCAGTCATATCCATTCCCACTTGTAATTTCAGGAGAGAAATAAACAAGGGTTCCACATAAAGAAGAGTGGCTTTTTTTACCTAATATCATTGCAGATAAACCAAAATCAGATAGTTTTGCATTATCCTTATGATCTACTAAAAcattttccatttttatatCTCGGTGAAATATACCCATTTGATTTAAGTAATATAATCCATTAACTATATGacaaaaatatttgtatGCTAATTCATCAggaattattctttttttaaaatttttagataTAGAATAAATACTACCCTTTGAACAAAATTCCAATATATGATATATGTATTGATCATCTTGCATACATccatacatttttattatatttacatGACTTAATACTGAATGATATTTAGCCTCCAAATATGCTTGCCCTGCTGCTTGagattttattatatgttcttttgatattttttttatagcatAATATTTAGAACCTGTTAAAAATCTCATTTTTGTAACAATTCCGAAGCCCCCTTCTCCAATGTTTCCTGCATCGGAAAaaatttcttcttctttttgaaacaaattaatatttaaatccCCTTCATATTTTATGAATGTATCATCCaacaaagaattaaaatttaaagattCAAGATATTCTTCAAAGTTTGTTTCATTCCATAAGTGATTGGGGTAAGATACGCAAAGAATAGATTCAAGAAATTTTTCttgcatatattttaatttttgcttCCACTTCATTTTTTCATCTAATGTATTATTTACATATGATGGATCTAGGCAGTATATAATCTTATCAATAagatttttttccttttcaaAATTAGGACTcgttaaaatattatacttATGTTCTAATTTGTCATCTAAATACTTTTCTCTTCTactacatttattttttaataaatcaatgaataataaatttttatttttggaaaataaaaagtcgTAGTATcgatttttttcttctacaCTGTTATgatcatcattatttttctctCTTATAGTTCTGCAGTTCGTATTTATAccattttctatatttgaTATATCAAAAacatctattttattttccaaatcatctttttttttttcactattttttttttttttaacttcatCTTTGTATTCATTTGTACAGAAAGCATCCTTTATATGTTTATTTGTAGCATTTTCATCAGAGTTGCTCACAAATATATCATCATCAAATTGGTCTATAGAACTGGAAGAAATTTCATATTCTTTTTCAGATAATTCTGTATTCACTGATTTCATCATTTTTGAgaaattaagaaaatttttttttgatgtaTTAGCATAACATAAATCAAATTCATCTTTTTCTGAgattttatataatgaattaGATGACACTAAAAACccttcttttttaaaatataattccaGTTCTTTTTCTAactctttttcatttatacttacattatcattttttatatacaaaaagtTACTTCCTGTTTCATTTGTATCATAATTACCGTTATCCAGTTCTTGAACTTTATTACTTCCCCCTAATGAATTTCCTTCTATTTCATTATGAATTTCTTGGTCtgtatactttttttttaattgttctTGTTCCTCTATATTTTCTCCTCTTAACTGATTTTGTtcaatttcttcattttttgtttgttcTTTCAAATCTTTTAAGGTTTCTGTTTGTGTATCTGTTTTTTGCTCATTcatgtcttttttttctctatttttcattttttcttctattataGATTGTGTAActtggtttttttttttcttttcgtCTTCAAGAAtttgttcttttttatcCTTTATAACATCCATTATATTTTCAACATCAAATTTACTCCATTCACTCAgaccattttttttatttctttctttatcaataattttttcattttttatgttttcatCTTTACTCTTTATTgcgttattttttttttcttctcttttttcaaaattatgtttatttgtgcttatatattttaaatcattagaataattattttcttgtTGTTCtatatattgttttttaagcaaattttcttttaacatTTGATCTTGCAAAGAATCCAAAGTAATTATTTGTGTGTTCTCTGTATTTAGAATATAACTATTATCAGTATTTACTTcgcattttttattatcatatagttcttcattttcatttcccttttctttttttagattatctttttctaaattgttcatactttttttttcatcatttacATTGTTAGGTATAACTAAGCTATCATTGGaagttttttcatttatataggAACtacaattattattaacattttGTATTGTAGAACTTGTTTTATCTTCTAAAAAAGGagaatatttatttgaattttcctttttatttgtttcacTGATAATGCTAtcactatatttttttggaaacggtaaattatttattaccATTTTTTCCCTATGGAAACCGTTTTGAAAATTGCAACTAATTTCCGCTACATTTTCTATCTTATTTTTTGGAAATTGCAAATTATTAgactcttttttttcttcatataaGTTAATATTTGttgtaaatttttcatttttatatattttattatcctctttatttttaaacatGACAGaataatttgaattttttttttcagaagTTGATAAATGAGTGCAATGTGGTAAAACTATAGATGAGTAtagtttatttaaatgatttatcTTTTTTGTGTCTTTAAGATTATTACTTATTAAATGATCTACATGAATTTGacatttttcataattattataaaatatatgttgtaaattatttttttctaatgaaTCATCTCTTGAATTACCAATTTGGTCTTTTACTTGCACTGTATATAGTATTTTGCTTGGTTCTTTATAGtacttatttatattttttaatgacgCGTTATTGCTCATTTTCGTAATTATTTCTGACTCTTTTATATGTTCATCATTACATCTTTGTGAGCTGCAactcattttattattttgaaaGTTGAGAATACTTTTTGTTGTTTTTTCAATATTggaaacatttttattttttatagatgTATCATTTCCTTCATAAAAGTgtacattatttatattattttgattttctaatatttttatattatatttatcaaaATGATTTACAACGTTTTTGCTATGTATTTCATGAAATGCATTTGGACGCGTCACATGATTTTTAGAGTAGTCTACAATAGCATAATCTTTACAATTTTTAtctatactttttatatttattttatcaaaataattatgagTGCAATTATGATTAATAAAATGTTCACATGAATCCCTATTTTTTTCCATGTCATTATTCTTATAACAAgtgattttattatataaaaattgattATTATTACTGTTCAAATGAGTTAACAaagtaatattattattctcattatctttttt from Plasmodium relictum strain SGS1 genome assembly, chromosome: 11 encodes:
- the ARK3 gene encoding serine/threonine protein kinase, putative — translated: MQGINMQEYYLDKIQKNISQIKKAQNICLCQSIHEDKFNVNNNYIANNLEYNDVSNNKKNIFVLDKNTSKEMSYETNLNKEMEIKEQYINNNNCNNECINDYDRCYNVYNNKINNNTCTKPIYLSNNFVENEDINMLKYENLKYCKNKLIMANDTNNSNNNVIEKNNNLIEIEGNKCFNNSPLNNAKLINYKTNKSININYVKSDENNLNIINNSTTNNKGILANYLDKKDNENNNITLLTHLNSNNNQFLYNKITCYKNNDMEKNRDSCEHFINHNCTHNYFDKINIKSIDKNCKDYAIVDYSKNHVTRPNAFHEIHSKNVVNHFDKYNIKILENQNNINNVHFYEGNDTSIKNKNVSNIEKTTKSILNFQNNKMSCSSQRCNDEHIKESEIITKMSNNASLKNINKYYKEPSKILYTVQVKDQIGNSRDDSLEKNNLQHIFYNNYEKCQIHVDHLISNNLKDTKKINHLNKLYSSIVLPHCTHLSTSEKKNSNYSVMFKNKEDNKIYKNEKFTTNINLYEEKKESNNLQFPKNKIENVAEISCNFQNGFHREKMVINNLPFPKKYSDSIISETNKKENSNKYSPFLEDKTSSTIQNVNNNCSSYINEKTSNDSLVIPNNVNDEKKSMNNLEKDNLKKEKGNENEELYDNKKCEVNTDNSYILNTENTQIITLDSLQDQMLKENLLKKQYIEQQENNYSNDLKYISTNKHNFEKREEKKNNAIKSKDENIKNEKIIDKERNKKNGLSEWSKFDVENIMDVIKDKKEQILEDEKKKKNQVTQSIIEEKMKNREKKDMNEQKTDTQTETLKDLKEQTKNEEIEQNQLRGENIEEQEQLKKKYTDQEIHNEIEGNSLGGSNKVQELDNGNYDTNETGSNFLYIKNDNVSINEKELEKELELYFKKEGFLVSSNSLYKISEKDEFDLCYANTSKKNFLNFSKMMKSVNTELSEKEYEISSSSIDQFDDDIFVSNSDENATNKHIKDAFCTNEYKDEVKKKKNSEKKKDDLENKIDVFDISNIENGINTNCRTIREKNNDDHNSVEEKNRYYDFLFSKNKNLLFIDLLKNKCSRREKYLDDKLEHKYNILTSPNFEKEKNLIDKIIYCLDPSYVNNTLDEKMKWKQKLKYMQEKFLESILCVSYPNHLWNETNFEEYLESLNFNSLLDDTFIKYEGDLNINLFQKEEEIFSDAGNIGEGGFGIVTKMRFLTGSKYYAIKKISKEHIIKSQAAGQAYLEAKYHSVLSHVNIIKMYGCMQDDQYIYHILEFCSKGSIYSISKNFKKRIIPDELAYKYFCHIVNGLYYLNQMGIFHRDIKMENVLVDHKDNAKLSDFGLSAMILGKKSHSSLCGTLVYFSPEITSGNGYDWRSDIWSLGVLLYEMLVGDVPFDGTKTQIVESIFSCDLKFPDFVNPLAINLIKKALVVDVNKRIKLCELSSDPWMQEMWKMAFQKDLKKKKNIKPNINEEGINFNFISTLIQAECFIKSSLNASLNYNINKNINEIETNSTNQTKENIDFLILETQKKLADYLDLEDYYMNEEKICSSDSISERHSDSFISYFSDHPLNIKNEILVDKYFKENKMNHEQEINENIPKENYNDKESISQNVNEETKKDALKMNKNNDLVNNEKEITVIEEKYLINNKDKDLINNENIINEELKYNEIYSNNLKIDVNSKEKEINMENEKSHYPINISESLQINNEEVISKSNNTNNSSIVMNNNNSIHLRELNSKSVDSNIIEKNTKYSYINNKLGEYTKKNEDICTSQIQDNKKKEVKKNDMKEALDSQNISNIKNLENISNDLSKKLYNDEKESRLLEKLDDTLIENKNLDYYDDKNYPIKNISISCLSSLSQTLDTKKKSLCEKKLEMETENNELTTEKSKNTNYDVHIVNDCNKDVSTTNKENNDICKIFTHIESEERNENNKNFDNSSIDVNYKSSSKNEELSEIDESYIPINVLKKKIGEIINESNSRKINLELRDSFLHDKSENVEKLNNIMLEKRYNIKHCSTEKLKSKILDVKASKHIKEINDESNKINNFNSNISIYKSTKKNYENEKNFNELNNKATMKSRCTSEKIQNKIKKNSYVENIDSSIKKEVETILGKTIIGKYHKQDLTRRNENGEESTLNESKSILKSEKNSEDNIFLITETRNDDVIITEESSLYDKYIDKINELYQNIKNKKLVSDVETMENITSENNKIVDGNDNIDFENKKKCNEKNKIKINNCNNNSIQNSFKEYSNNMNNNGDHTSKYVEYSDNISKNKERCINNYLEYNRNSEISYSDSDKEVDNNYINAINKGFSDQSNIKNTKLNDFCCTKETYKSEICKNKKTLLNNNILKMENNLYNKLKDEKCLGDKLATFKKKITNDPSHTVYIEKKEKTFLELKEKIVHDNNLNIKSRITPDFFAPNTKNFHSSNSENGDFICEKDKEKYCYMNEYSLSSSNSDYSNDKQFYIKYKRNKINLDNNNPLKNDGENYRNIKYSSKHKNKLDYDKYKNTNAHNDKKMKNKEKNINPFDVLCFDNKVTFMASQSETESGNASKITDNSKASTQKNNSGSKRNICYKISNLELISRIHKNKLSNSLDDKKRKKRENNLDEKGSKQISTIGNMNKESTNKNLMKSASTLEMNTKKNEIEKNKLQKKDDYIALKNKRNNKNEIKDDSVIITKRNTSMNTNLSTRNVLEKESDIQKNKMNNFLDLLNEKNEKCNELINNNINKDASKKLEKDKLDLINDEVILNMEKKNDLCTFKNVEDTKLKNIKCKINESVLQKNRISIKNDYNILFNKGKTICFHMEKNKKTHDNKIKKNRSVPLRNMESLTKVKNTFSEKVNNNIDIRNNCPSSKKKDDNSNTKECFIREKNLKENIPNTIKNQSKFCNNKYENSLVHGNKSIPTMNIKDKALRINTPSKDIIKNNNNFMQKNKKVILEKDLKNSKVKQYLKNKIEKIKNKNDNILCTIENEKGENRYINMDLYSSESNSLYSKNEQIYQKINIDTDVNEGKRSVSEFSFSSNSKKFSNQKNYNELKLRKISTGLQKCGDNMILETQKKNKQAKTLSRSKSESIKYFTFSSSESDVSLSFTSVEKNEKCELDKFQKSEEQKKKKKSENEVSKLEDKNENIKTEETKIKNKNVRSNIMYKNNSLHRKMNFSNVKSKINTNIYKKSKNEGNVLTDGEKIKLNENGENNRRAKSAKVPFKSNNALYNLNFNTSNSITLKDKMKKKDNLINNYDSKNKDVILCKRLNSLPVTRRLVNDKNNKIKTFNKNSFGKTESVKKMKTSFFKTNSNTKYEEELQNKLLSLNKKQIYDSMNNYNKNNINNNYNDYVTHNIDKGSVTYVSSSHYNNIDTKNISDNYNIKNFYENDTCNKQVNFNGDKYNTILCNNNKCTMRNCQKDGFNSKVKNLDEKEKINYNKEKANLIIGENNKLMYKNNHFYNREGTLMKNCYLDNSISNDLNKININSVMNYNNKICYIKRNNNNNNNNAPFNIDNENNKYISKFDKSYHMNTKKGDTNTSNTKSRNEIYINEGYKTNNIYLNNLSDQISSVNIGENNGAIKRNHTCSKIMNIRHINSVGSETGFINSNTNAKNTQEKRVNLPSFYKSSNNNEIHLHNNIKNNIKNEQNKYELQMNKYLNTNIDEYNTNRYALPYSIQNCLNNSSNSHKNKEKKENTKLYYGNYIRKANKINNYNVEELKGNVSETNINTKLSTIFKLAKNKLLKSNDIKKSPSNSNMMNCNINPHALNNKNNNIPKSSYNKNIKNSICFHHDKIEQESRKTVVGNHEKNNYNHNNYNMDMLNKGLIVKFLNSYNPRCIKEKDRLSIPNNINVSHNTLESHIYNNSEKKQLYNNSDIFKEKEHSFCEEKNKAVRILSTNSIRQNCENYSYDGNEKYNSINHKDEEMNNNYNTEKKKIRIAINKHGKEFFLNSSLHVIK